From the Prosthecodimorpha staleyi genome, one window contains:
- a CDS encoding LysR substrate-binding domain-containing protein: MDRRWLPLNALRAFEAAGRHRSFTAAAQSLMVTQSAVSRHVIGLEDLLGIQLFERKPHQLALTDAGRRILPVVTRSFDRIDEVLEEVRADKGTPRRALKVLLPHTFAHQLAIPMLKDFRAEHPDIGIDLDSRTVAGPMERSADVAVVYSEPKVTDRVLDLLWMVRLTILCHPDVAATVRPGDLAGFLAAHDLLHVRLDERPKTYLWDMFARSAGCPDLKTDRGLVFDTAQMAAGYAMAGEGLALVDPLLFREEIASGRLVRPVDLMIDDGYGYYLATDPDDLGETAVSIFRSWLIRRFSAPPFSTGSKAMPDGTAP, encoded by the coding sequence ATGGACCGTCGCTGGCTGCCGCTCAATGCGCTCCGGGCCTTCGAGGCCGCCGGGCGCCACCGCAGCTTCACCGCCGCCGCCCAGTCGCTGATGGTGACGCAATCCGCCGTCAGCCGCCACGTCATCGGACTGGAGGACCTGCTCGGCATCCAGCTGTTCGAACGCAAGCCGCACCAGCTTGCGCTGACCGATGCCGGCCGCCGCATCCTGCCGGTGGTGACGCGCTCCTTCGACCGCATCGACGAGGTGCTGGAGGAGGTGCGCGCCGACAAGGGCACGCCGCGCCGCGCGCTCAAGGTGCTGCTGCCGCACACCTTCGCCCACCAGCTGGCGATCCCGATGCTGAAGGATTTCCGTGCTGAGCATCCCGATATCGGCATCGACCTCGACAGCCGCACCGTCGCCGGGCCGATGGAGCGCAGCGCCGATGTGGCGGTGGTCTATTCCGAGCCGAAGGTCACCGACCGGGTGCTCGACCTCTTGTGGATGGTGCGCCTGACCATCCTGTGCCACCCGGACGTGGCCGCGACCGTCCGGCCGGGCGATCTCGCCGGCTTCCTGGCCGCCCACGACCTCCTGCATGTCCGGCTCGACGAGCGGCCGAAGACCTATCTCTGGGACATGTTCGCCCGCTCGGCCGGCTGCCCGGACCTGAAGACCGACCGCGGCCTCGTCTTCGACACCGCCCAGATGGCCGCCGGCTACGCCATGGCGGGCGAGGGCCTCGCCCTGGTCGATCCCCTGCTGTTCCGCGAGGAGATCGCCAGCGGCCGCCTCGTCCGCCCGGTCGATCTGATGATCGACGACGGCTACGGCTACTATCTCGCCACCGACCCGGACGACCTCGGCGAGACGGCCGTCTCGATCTTCCGCTCCTGGCTGATCCGCCGCTTCTCCGCGCCACCCTTCTCCACCGGCAGCAAGGCCATGCCGGACGGCACCGCACCCTGA
- a CDS encoding mandelate racemase/muconate lactonizing enzyme family protein: MKITAIEITHHRLPLDPPFNASWDTRPRTHFDATIVRVKTDEGFEGIASGDTMTGFAGHEPMFVGQDPLAIERHYRILSNIQFHYGRCWPLDLALWDLAGKIAGQPVWKLLGGLSDRVRAYASSGTLRAPAALADAAEAYLAQGFKALKIRFHRGDWRADVAALEAVRARVGDRLELMVDCNQGWRMSWDAYAPWSLKDALQVAREMERLRVYWMEEPLFRADRDGMRRLREMVDVRIAGGEMTREIYEFRDLIRDGCLDVVQPDAALVGGISGLRRVAAMAEAANVVFTPHTWTNGMGVVANAHLTCGLADAPFMEFPFDPPEWSLDRRDFPMRAPLEIDADGFVVLSDRPGMGYELDEDRLAATRIG; the protein is encoded by the coding sequence ATGAAGATCACCGCCATCGAGATCACCCATCACCGCCTGCCGCTCGATCCGCCCTTCAATGCCAGCTGGGATACCCGGCCGCGCACCCATTTCGACGCCACCATCGTGCGCGTGAAGACCGACGAGGGCTTCGAGGGCATCGCGTCCGGCGACACCATGACGGGCTTTGCCGGCCATGAGCCGATGTTCGTCGGCCAGGACCCGCTCGCCATCGAGCGGCACTACCGCATCCTGTCCAACATCCAGTTCCACTACGGCCGCTGCTGGCCGCTCGATCTGGCGCTCTGGGATCTCGCCGGCAAGATCGCCGGTCAGCCGGTCTGGAAACTGCTCGGCGGGCTCAGCGACCGGGTCCGCGCCTATGCCTCCTCGGGCACGCTCAGGGCCCCGGCCGCGTTGGCCGATGCGGCCGAGGCCTATCTGGCGCAAGGCTTCAAGGCGCTGAAGATCCGCTTTCACCGCGGCGACTGGCGCGCCGACGTGGCCGCGCTCGAAGCCGTGCGGGCCCGGGTCGGCGACCGGCTGGAGCTGATGGTCGACTGCAACCAGGGCTGGCGCATGTCCTGGGACGCCTACGCACCCTGGTCGCTCAAGGATGCGCTCCAGGTCGCCCGCGAGATGGAGCGGCTCCGCGTCTACTGGATGGAGGAGCCGCTGTTCCGCGCCGACCGCGACGGCATGCGGCGGCTGCGCGAGATGGTCGACGTGCGGATTGCCGGCGGCGAGATGACCCGCGAGATCTACGAGTTCCGCGACCTGATCCGCGACGGCTGCCTCGACGTGGTGCAGCCCGACGCCGCCCTGGTCGGCGGCATTTCCGGCCTGCGCCGCGTCGCCGCCATGGCGGAAGCCGCCAATGTGGTGTTCACGCCGCATACCTGGACCAACGGCATGGGCGTGGTCGCCAATGCGCACCTGACCTGCGGCCTCGCCGACGCGCCCTTCATGGAATTCCCGTTCGATCCGCCGGAATGGTCGCTCGACCGGCGCGATTTTCCGATGCGGGCGCCCCTGGAGATCGATGCCGACGGCTTCGTGGTGCTGTCGGACCGGCCCGGGATGGGCTACGAACTGGATGAAGACCGGCTCGCGGCGACCCGCATCGGCTGA
- a CDS encoding esterase-like activity of phytase family protein, translated as MRTCLAAILASLTLATAALADGEPKSFKATLMGHAVLPAASFVDAPADAPEDLKTSAKYTQGGRRTDAIGSIMGKSGIRPTGLSLPFKGQAVQGFSGVRSLGNGEYLVLTDNGFGSKGNSPDAALMVHRLKIDFAGGKVERTATTFLTDPDKKVPFRIMNEATRERYLTGADFDIESIQPIAGKLWIGEELGPYLVRTDANGKVEAVFETEVDGKVVKSPDHYSVTTPAMPGAPVAFQVRRSKGFEGMAQSPDGKFLYALLEGPIWDEGKKAFETVDGKEVLRVLEFDVQGEKWTGRSWKYQLAANGNAIGDFNMIDATTGLIIERDNGEGTADKACPAGEKKPDCFEDVAKYKRIVKVEFSDANVGGLVRKIGDIDLLAIQDPRELARQGGRGGKLAMPFVTIENVDVVDAAAGLIVVGNDNNLPFSAGREPNKADDNEFVLLEVKDLLAAK; from the coding sequence TCAAGGCCACCCTGATGGGCCACGCCGTCCTGCCGGCGGCGAGCTTCGTCGACGCCCCGGCCGATGCGCCGGAGGATCTCAAGACCTCCGCGAAGTACACGCAGGGCGGCCGCCGCACCGACGCGATCGGCTCGATCATGGGCAAGTCCGGCATCCGTCCGACCGGCCTCTCGCTGCCCTTCAAGGGCCAGGCCGTGCAGGGCTTCTCGGGCGTCCGCTCGCTCGGCAACGGCGAGTATCTCGTCCTGACCGACAACGGCTTCGGCTCCAAGGGCAACTCGCCCGACGCCGCCCTGATGGTGCACCGGCTGAAGATCGACTTCGCGGGCGGCAAGGTCGAGCGCACCGCCACCACCTTCCTGACCGACCCGGACAAGAAGGTTCCGTTCCGGATCATGAACGAGGCGACCCGCGAGCGCTATCTGACCGGCGCCGACTTCGACATCGAGTCGATCCAGCCGATCGCCGGCAAGCTGTGGATCGGCGAGGAACTCGGCCCGTATCTCGTCCGCACCGACGCCAACGGCAAGGTCGAGGCGGTGTTCGAGACGGAAGTCGACGGCAAGGTCGTGAAGTCGCCGGACCACTATTCGGTCACCACCCCGGCCATGCCGGGTGCCCCGGTCGCCTTCCAGGTGCGCCGCTCCAAGGGCTTCGAGGGCATGGCCCAGTCGCCGGACGGCAAGTTCCTTTATGCGCTGTTGGAAGGCCCGATCTGGGACGAAGGCAAGAAGGCCTTCGAGACCGTCGACGGCAAGGAAGTGCTGCGCGTGCTCGAATTCGACGTGCAGGGCGAGAAGTGGACCGGCCGGTCCTGGAAGTACCAGCTGGCCGCCAACGGCAACGCCATCGGCGACTTCAACATGATCGACGCCACCACCGGCCTGATCATCGAGCGCGACAATGGCGAAGGCACCGCCGACAAGGCCTGCCCGGCCGGTGAGAAGAAGCCCGACTGCTTCGAGGACGTGGCCAAGTACAAGCGCATCGTGAAGGTCGAGTTCTCCGACGCCAATGTCGGCGGCCTGGTGCGCAAGATCGGCGACATCGACCTGCTCGCCATCCAGGACCCCCGGGAACTCGCCCGCCAGGGCGGCCGGGGTGGCAAGCTCGCCATGCCCTTCGTGACCATCGAGAATGTCGACGTGGTCGACGCCGCGGCCGGCCTGATCGTGGTCGGCAACGACAACAATCTTCCCTTCTCGGCCGGTCGCGAGCCGAACAAGGCGGACGACAACGAGTTCGTCCTCCTCGAAGTCAAGGATCTGCTCGCCGCCAAGTGA
- a CDS encoding aldehyde dehydrogenase produces the protein MLDRPTTRAGWEARAADLKPEGRAFIDGRPVAARSGRTFEKRSPVDGRVIAEVADCDAADVDAAVAAARAAFEDGRWRNLPPAEKKRILLAFADKVRADIDYLALLETLDVGKVIGNSLAVDVPFCANCLQYYAEFADKLYGEIAPVGPGDTALVSKEPLGVVGAIVPWNYPLIISAWKIGPALVAGNSVVLKPAEQSPLSAIRLGQLAKEAGLPDGVLNIVPGFGERAGQPLALHPDVDMISFTGSTEVGKLMMVYAGQSNMKRVALECGGKSPHVVLADADLDAAAESIAWGIFYNQGETCHAGSRILVHRSVQAALVEKIAAVAKAQIPLGHALDPAAQMGALVEPRHLERVLGYVETGRVEGARIACGGRRASGDGLDAGLYVEATILDDVAPDARVAREEIFGPVLVVTPFETEAEAVALANDSIYGLAAAVWTADMNATHRLTRSICAGTVWVNCFDRSSLATPFGGFRQSGFGRDRSPHAIEKYMDFKTIWTAYR, from the coding sequence ATGCTCGACCGCCCGACGACCCGCGCCGGCTGGGAGGCCCGCGCCGCGGACCTGAAGCCGGAAGGCCGCGCCTTCATCGACGGCCGCCCGGTCGCGGCCCGGTCCGGACGGACCTTCGAGAAGCGCTCGCCGGTCGACGGCCGCGTCATCGCAGAGGTCGCCGATTGCGATGCGGCCGATGTCGATGCCGCGGTTGCCGCTGCGCGCGCCGCCTTCGAGGATGGCCGCTGGCGCAACCTGCCGCCGGCCGAGAAGAAGCGCATCCTGCTCGCCTTCGCCGACAAGGTCCGCGCGGATATCGACTATCTGGCGCTGCTGGAGACGCTCGATGTCGGCAAGGTGATCGGCAATTCACTCGCCGTGGACGTGCCCTTCTGCGCCAACTGCCTGCAGTATTACGCCGAATTCGCCGACAAGCTGTACGGCGAGATCGCCCCGGTCGGGCCGGGCGACACGGCACTCGTCAGCAAGGAGCCGCTCGGCGTCGTCGGCGCGATCGTGCCCTGGAACTATCCGCTGATCATCTCCGCCTGGAAGATCGGCCCGGCCCTGGTGGCGGGCAATTCGGTCGTGCTGAAGCCGGCCGAGCAATCGCCGCTCTCCGCCATCCGGCTCGGCCAACTGGCGAAGGAAGCCGGCCTGCCCGACGGCGTGCTCAACATCGTGCCCGGCTTCGGCGAGCGGGCCGGCCAGCCGCTGGCCCTGCACCCGGACGTCGACATGATCTCCTTCACCGGCTCGACCGAGGTCGGCAAGCTGATGATGGTCTATGCCGGTCAGTCGAACATGAAGCGCGTGGCGCTCGAATGCGGCGGCAAGAGCCCGCATGTGGTCCTGGCCGACGCGGATCTCGACGCCGCCGCCGAGAGCATCGCCTGGGGCATCTTCTATAATCAGGGCGAAACCTGCCATGCCGGCTCGCGCATCCTGGTCCATCGCAGCGTCCAGGCGGCCCTGGTCGAGAAGATTGCGGCCGTCGCCAAGGCGCAGATCCCGCTCGGCCATGCGCTCGATCCGGCCGCCCAGATGGGCGCGCTGGTCGAGCCGCGCCACCTGGAGCGGGTGCTCGGCTATGTCGAGACCGGCCGCGTCGAGGGCGCCCGCATCGCCTGCGGCGGCCGGCGCGCGAGCGGAGACGGGCTGGACGCCGGGCTCTACGTGGAGGCGACCATCCTGGACGATGTCGCCCCCGACGCCCGCGTCGCCCGCGAGGAGATTTTCGGCCCGGTGCTGGTGGTGACGCCGTTCGAGACTGAGGCCGAGGCGGTCGCGCTCGCCAACGATTCCATCTACGGCCTCGCCGCGGCGGTCTGGACGGCCGACATGAACGCCACCCACCGGCTGACCCGCTCGATCTGCGCCGGCACGGTGTGGGTCAACTGCTTCGACCGCTCGTCGCTCGCCACCCCTTTCGGCGGCTTCCGGCAGTCCGGCTTCGGCCGCGACCGCAGCCCGCATGCGATCGAGAAATACATGGATTTCAAGACCATCTGGACCGCCTACCGGTGA